The following coding sequences lie in one Halogeometricum rufum genomic window:
- a CDS encoding complex I subunit 1/NuoH family protein, whose protein sequence is MVPLPLQSGGGGPTLLPETIANLLGLSGTVGQIVGGLLGAFLIANILLLQTAVAGPWAKRKITAAFTDRISVNRVGPFGLLTIVVDAVRLLSKELVIPDQVDRPAYDLGPLLIPFSALLGFAVIPMGNGIHLADPETGLAFAFAASSIASLGLVMMGYGSNNKYSLLGGLRAIAANLAYEIPLVITGASVVIFTGSLQMSEIVAAQAEPLLSVAGVTIPQWFAFVNPFAFALFVLANLAEVGRNPFDIPEAPTEIVAGYQTEYSSVYFVLIYLGEFVHIFFGGAIAATLFLGGPAGPILPGFVWFLAKIWAFYFFTQWMRSAIPRLRVDQFLDVGWKGMLVLSFANLVLTAIIVGVIA, encoded by the coding sequence ATGGTGCCGCTGCCGTTACAGTCCGGCGGAGGCGGCCCGACGCTGCTGCCGGAGACGATCGCCAACCTGCTCGGCCTCTCCGGAACGGTGGGTCAGATAGTCGGCGGTCTGCTCGGCGCCTTTCTCATCGCCAACATCCTGCTGCTGCAGACGGCCGTCGCCGGCCCGTGGGCCAAGCGGAAGATAACCGCCGCGTTCACGGACCGCATCTCGGTCAACCGCGTCGGTCCGTTCGGCCTGCTCACCATCGTGGTGGACGCCGTTCGCCTGCTCTCGAAGGAACTCGTCATCCCCGACCAGGTCGACCGACCGGCGTACGACCTCGGACCGCTTCTCATCCCGTTCTCGGCGCTGCTGGGCTTCGCCGTCATCCCCATGGGGAACGGCATCCACCTCGCCGACCCCGAGACGGGGCTCGCGTTCGCGTTCGCCGCGTCCTCCATCGCCTCGCTCGGACTGGTGATGATGGGGTACGGGTCGAACAACAAGTACTCGCTGCTCGGCGGCCTCCGCGCCATCGCGGCGAACCTCGCCTACGAGATTCCGCTCGTCATCACGGGCGCGTCGGTGGTCATCTTCACCGGTTCGCTCCAGATGAGCGAAATCGTCGCCGCGCAGGCTGAGCCGCTTCTCAGCGTCGCGGGCGTGACGATTCCGCAGTGGTTCGCGTTCGTCAACCCGTTCGCGTTCGCGCTGTTCGTTCTGGCGAACCTCGCCGAAGTCGGCCGGAACCCGTTCGACATCCCCGAGGCGCCGACCGAAATCGTCGCCGGATACCAGACGGAGTACTCCTCGGTGTACTTCGTCCTCATCTACCTCGGCGAGTTCGTCCACATCTTCTTCGGCGGCGCCATCGCGGCGACGCTGTTCCTCGGCGGTCCCGCCGGGCCGATTCTGCCGGGATTCGTCTGGTTCCTCGCGAAGATATGGGCGTTCTACTTCTTCACGCAGTGGATGCGCTCTGCGATTCCGCGGCTCCGAGTGGACCAGTTCCTCGACGTCGGCTGGAAGGGGATGCTCGTCCTCTCGTTCGCTAACCTGGTGCTCACGGCCATCATCGTGGGAGTGATAGCATGA
- a CDS encoding NuoI/complex I 23 kDa subunit family protein, with the protein MIGLLKSMATTMKHALDGETFTVEYPDVAPEVSPRFRGVHKFSQERCIWCRQCENVCPNDTIQIVQDDQRNGEQYNLHIGQCIYCRLCEEVCPVDAILLTQNFEFTADTKDEFVYNKEQLKNVPWYKDIDPLNSREPDRDAWIGEGDGEVDYQ; encoded by the coding sequence ATGATCGGACTGCTCAAATCCATGGCGACGACGATGAAGCACGCGCTGGACGGCGAGACGTTCACGGTGGAGTATCCGGACGTCGCGCCCGAAGTGAGTCCCCGGTTCCGCGGGGTCCACAAGTTCAGTCAGGAACGCTGCATCTGGTGCCGCCAGTGCGAGAACGTCTGCCCGAACGACACGATTCAGATCGTGCAGGACGACCAGCGCAACGGCGAGCAGTACAACCTCCACATCGGACAGTGCATCTACTGCCGCCTGTGCGAGGAGGTCTGTCCGGTGGACGCGATTCTGCTGACGCAGAACTTCGAGTTCACCGCCGACACGAAAGACGAGTTCGTCTACAACAAAGAGCAGTTGAAGAACGTCCCGTGGTACAAGGACATCGACCCGCTGAACTCCCGAGAACCCGACCGCGACGCGTGGATCGGCGAGGGAGACGGCGAAGTCGACTACCAGTGA
- a CDS encoding NADH-quinone oxidoreductase subunit J — protein MVYETIAFALFALVTVGCSLGVVLVRDIWHSALLLGGALLSVAVHYVMLQAEFLAAMQILVYVGGVLILVTFAVMLTHVRPEGSST, from the coding sequence ATGGTTTATGAAACCATCGCGTTCGCGCTGTTCGCCCTCGTGACCGTGGGCTGCAGCCTGGGCGTCGTCCTCGTGCGGGACATCTGGCATTCCGCACTCCTGCTCGGGGGCGCGCTCTTGAGCGTCGCGGTGCACTACGTGATGCTGCAAGCGGAGTTTCTCGCCGCGATGCAGATCCTCGTCTACGTGGGCGGGGTGTTGATTCTCGTCACGTTCGCCGTGATGCTGACGCACGTACGACCGGAGGGGAGTAGCACATGA
- a CDS encoding NADH-quinone oxidoreductase subunit J family protein, whose translation MTTKPELNLGSHLVPGLAAVALFVVMVAAFLSASLPDPTGFGADANITASIGYAMFNLDFGDVASESFLVAFIVIAVALDVALDGAVLLARRESSEPGSTEGGLVSDGGRRLKQTLTGSGDDETEGEN comes from the coding sequence ATGACAACCAAACCGGAGCTGAATCTCGGTTCGCATCTCGTACCGGGACTCGCGGCCGTCGCGCTGTTCGTGGTGATGGTGGCGGCGTTCCTCAGCGCGTCGCTTCCGGACCCGACGGGGTTCGGCGCCGACGCGAACATCACTGCCAGCATCGGCTACGCGATGTTCAACCTCGACTTCGGCGACGTGGCCTCGGAGAGCTTCCTCGTCGCCTTCATCGTCATCGCGGTGGCGCTGGACGTGGCACTCGACGGTGCGGTTCTGCTGGCGCGGCGGGAATCCAGCGAACCAGGCAGCACCGAAGGCGGGCTGGTCTCGGACGGCGGGCGGCGACTGAAGCAGACGCTCACCGGGTCCGGAGACGACGAGACGGAGGGTGAGAACTGA
- the nuoK gene encoding NADH-quinone oxidoreductase subunit NuoK: MVPPEYYLVLSAAIFCIGLFGILTRRNALLFLMSVELMLNAANINLVAFSYVWGNVTGQTFALFTMALAAAEVAIGLGIIMVLYRNFGGVDVTDATTMKW, from the coding sequence ATGGTTCCACCGGAGTACTACCTGGTGCTCTCGGCGGCCATCTTCTGCATCGGCCTGTTCGGCATCCTGACGCGGCGGAACGCGCTGCTGTTCCTGATGTCGGTCGAGCTGATGCTGAACGCTGCCAACATCAACCTCGTCGCGTTCTCCTACGTCTGGGGGAACGTCACCGGCCAGACGTTCGCGCTGTTCACGATGGCGCTCGCGGCCGCAGAGGTCGCGATCGGACTCGGTATCATCATGGTGTTGTACCGTAACTTCGGCGGCGTCGACGTCACCGACGCGACGACGATGAAGTGGTAA
- the nuoL gene encoding NADH-quinone oxidoreductase subunit L, producing the protein MAGIFDFTPAIVLLPFVSFLVALFAGKYMPKGGAFAGIVATAGSFLLSIATFFTVSGGQTYNQTIYTWANGLDGAVTLTFGLLIDPLSAMMLIIVTLIALLVHVFSLGYMNDEGETGLPRYYAGLGLFTASMLGFVVADNLLMAFMFFELVGLCSYLLIGFWFREPGPPSAAKKAFLVTRFGDYFFLVGVVAVFATFGTAAFAGSESFPHLAEQALAGEHSVNTFGFAPETWFTIVGLLVLGGVVGKSAQFPLHTWLPDAMEGPTPVSALIHAATMVAAGVYLVARMYGFYALSPTALAIIALIGGFTALFAATMGVVKREIKQVLAYSTISQYGYMMLGLGAGGYVAATFHLMTHAFFKALLFLGAGSVIIAMHHNENMWDMGGLKDEMPVTYYTFLSGSLALAGIFPFAGFWSKDEVLYETLIHGLGGSPVLLVAYAMGLLAVFFTGFYTFRMVLLTFHGEPRTETARDPHGVRWNVKGPLAVLGVLAATAGVVNMVPVEKLLGIKGIDFLHQWLDGSLEGLNAHHYGELLPYSSAYIGGGETATVAIGAAVSLGLALAGAGLAYFLYRGPEPTEHTDKLGGIKTLLYNNYYQDEYQVWLANSVVRPISRGADKFDQGVVDGVVNGVSSVSLFSGSRVRRLQSGVVSNYAMLLTLGLTALLLGFGLLGGWFA; encoded by the coding sequence ATGGCAGGGATATTTGACTTCACTCCGGCGATCGTACTGCTACCGTTCGTCTCGTTCCTGGTCGCCCTGTTCGCGGGCAAGTACATGCCCAAGGGCGGCGCGTTCGCCGGCATCGTCGCGACGGCGGGGTCGTTCCTCCTGTCCATCGCGACGTTCTTCACGGTGAGCGGGGGACAGACGTACAACCAGACCATCTACACGTGGGCCAACGGGCTCGACGGGGCCGTCACGCTGACGTTCGGCCTGCTCATCGACCCGCTGTCGGCGATGATGCTCATCATCGTGACGCTCATCGCCCTGCTCGTCCACGTGTTCAGTCTCGGCTACATGAACGACGAGGGCGAGACGGGCCTGCCGCGCTACTACGCCGGCCTCGGCCTGTTCACCGCCTCCATGCTCGGGTTCGTCGTCGCCGACAACCTGCTCATGGCGTTCATGTTCTTCGAGCTGGTGGGCCTCTGCTCGTACCTGCTCATCGGCTTCTGGTTCCGCGAACCCGGCCCGCCGTCGGCGGCGAAGAAGGCGTTCCTCGTCACCCGCTTCGGTGACTACTTCTTCCTCGTCGGCGTCGTCGCCGTCTTCGCGACGTTCGGGACGGCGGCGTTCGCCGGGTCCGAGTCGTTCCCGCACCTCGCCGAACAGGCGCTCGCGGGCGAACACTCGGTGAACACGTTCGGCTTCGCGCCGGAGACGTGGTTCACCATCGTCGGCCTCCTCGTCCTCGGCGGCGTCGTCGGGAAGTCCGCGCAGTTCCCGCTGCACACGTGGCTGCCCGACGCGATGGAGGGCCCGACGCCCGTCTCCGCGCTCATCCACGCCGCGACGATGGTCGCCGCCGGCGTCTACCTCGTCGCGCGGATGTACGGCTTCTACGCGCTGTCGCCGACGGCGCTGGCCATCATCGCCCTCATCGGCGGCTTCACGGCCCTGTTCGCGGCGACGATGGGCGTCGTCAAGCGCGAGATAAAGCAGGTGCTGGCGTACTCGACCATCTCGCAGTACGGCTACATGATGCTCGGACTGGGCGCCGGTGGCTACGTCGCGGCGACGTTCCACCTCATGACGCACGCGTTCTTCAAGGCGCTCCTGTTCCTCGGTGCCGGGTCGGTCATCATCGCGATGCACCACAACGAGAACATGTGGGACATGGGCGGCCTGAAGGACGAGATGCCCGTGACCTACTACACGTTCCTCTCGGGGTCGCTGGCGCTGGCCGGCATCTTCCCGTTCGCCGGCTTCTGGTCGAAGGACGAGGTGCTGTACGAGACGCTCATCCACGGACTGGGCGGCAGCCCCGTCCTGCTGGTCGCCTACGCGATGGGTCTGCTCGCCGTCTTCTTCACCGGGTTCTACACGTTCCGGATGGTGCTTCTCACCTTCCACGGCGAACCGCGGACGGAGACGGCCCGAGACCCGCACGGCGTCCGCTGGAACGTGAAGGGACCGCTCGCCGTCCTCGGCGTCCTCGCCGCGACGGCCGGCGTCGTCAACATGGTGCCCGTCGAGAAGCTCCTCGGCATCAAGGGCATCGACTTCCTGCACCAGTGGCTTGACGGGAGCCTCGAAGGACTGAACGCGCACCACTACGGTGAGCTGCTCCCGTACAGTTCCGCCTACATCGGCGGCGGCGAGACGGCGACGGTGGCCATCGGGGCCGCCGTCTCGCTCGGCCTCGCCCTCGCCGGCGCGGGACTCGCCTACTTCCTGTACCGCGGCCCCGAGCCGACGGAACACACCGACAAGCTCGGCGGCATCAAGACGCTGCTCTACAACAACTACTACCAGGACGAGTACCAGGTGTGGCTGGCCAACAGCGTCGTTCGCCCCATCTCGCGCGGGGCGGACAAGTTCGACCAGGGCGTCGTCGACGGCGTCGTCAACGGCGTCTCCAGCGTCAGCCTGTTCTCGGGGAGCCGGGTCCGCCGCCTCCAGTCGGGCGTCGTGAGTAACTACGCGATGCTCCTCACGCTGGGGCTGACGGCCCTGCTTCTCGGCTTCGGTCTGCTCGGAGGGTGGTTCGCATGA
- a CDS encoding complex I subunit 4 family protein translates to MIIEALIAATFVAALVVFVAPDEYAGRLAAALSLVPVLGSLWMWAQYDASGNALLGGSIAFETDFVWLALGGLDVHWFVGVDGISLPLVVLTTILTTLAIVSAWTPIDVRQSQFFGLMLFMEANLIGVFTALDFFVWFIFWEAVLVPMYFLIGVWGGARRKYAAIKFFVYTNIASLVMFIGFIALVFGLGDSVSSLRLPEIAMALRGGELGSFAGLNAETLKLVAFVAMFVGFAVKVPVAPLHTWLPDAHVEAPTPASVMLAGVLLKMGTYALLRFNFTMMPDVAKALVVPIAVIAVISVIYGAVLALAQQDLKRIVAYSSVSSMGYVILGLVAYTTYGVGGATFQMVAHGLISGLMFMAVGVIYNTTHTRMVGDMSGMADRMPVTAGIFVAGAFGYMGLPLMAGFAGEFFIFQGAFASTVHSAMPLFTAAAMFGIVIVAGYLLFAMQRTLFGPFRFDGDYEVTEAPVHDVAPLAVLLLLVIVLGVAPDLFFQMIQQAVNPILETGGGV, encoded by the coding sequence ATGATAATAGAAGCGCTCATCGCCGCGACGTTCGTCGCCGCGCTGGTCGTGTTCGTCGCTCCCGACGAGTACGCCGGCCGGCTGGCGGCCGCGCTCAGTCTGGTCCCGGTTCTCGGGAGCCTCTGGATGTGGGCACAGTACGACGCGAGCGGGAACGCCCTTCTGGGCGGGTCCATCGCGTTCGAGACGGACTTCGTCTGGCTCGCGCTGGGCGGACTCGACGTGCACTGGTTCGTGGGCGTCGACGGCATCAGCCTCCCGCTCGTCGTCCTCACGACGATTCTCACGACGCTGGCGATCGTCAGCGCGTGGACGCCCATCGACGTGCGGCAGTCGCAGTTCTTCGGCCTGATGCTGTTCATGGAGGCGAACCTCATCGGCGTGTTCACCGCGCTGGACTTCTTCGTCTGGTTCATCTTCTGGGAGGCCGTGCTGGTGCCGATGTACTTCCTCATCGGCGTCTGGGGCGGCGCCCGCCGCAAGTACGCGGCTATCAAGTTCTTCGTCTACACGAACATCGCGTCGCTCGTGATGTTCATCGGCTTCATCGCGCTCGTGTTCGGCCTCGGCGACTCCGTGTCGTCGCTGCGCCTGCCCGAAATCGCGATGGCCTTGCGGGGCGGCGAACTCGGGAGCTTCGCGGGGCTGAACGCCGAGACGCTGAAACTCGTCGCCTTCGTGGCGATGTTCGTCGGCTTCGCCGTGAAGGTGCCCGTCGCGCCGCTTCACACGTGGCTGCCGGACGCTCACGTCGAAGCCCCGACGCCGGCGTCCGTGATGCTGGCCGGCGTCCTCCTGAAGATGGGGACGTACGCGCTGCTGCGGTTCAACTTCACGATGATGCCGGACGTGGCGAAGGCGCTCGTCGTCCCCATCGCGGTCATCGCGGTCATCAGCGTCATCTACGGCGCGGTGCTCGCGTTGGCCCAGCAGGACCTCAAGCGCATCGTCGCCTACTCGTCCGTGTCGTCGATGGGCTACGTCATCCTCGGACTCGTCGCGTACACGACGTACGGCGTCGGCGGCGCGACGTTCCAGATGGTCGCACACGGCCTCATCTCCGGACTGATGTTCATGGCCGTCGGCGTCATCTACAACACGACGCACACGCGGATGGTCGGCGACATGTCGGGCATGGCCGACCGGATGCCCGTCACCGCGGGCATCTTCGTGGCGGGCGCGTTCGGCTACATGGGGCTGCCCCTGATGGCCGGCTTCGCCGGGGAGTTCTTCATCTTCCAGGGCGCGTTCGCCTCCACCGTCCACTCCGCGATGCCGCTGTTCACGGCGGCGGCGATGTTCGGCATCGTCATCGTCGCGGGCTACCTGCTGTTCGCGATGCAGCGCACGCTGTTCGGGCCGTTCCGGTTCGACGGCGACTACGAGGTCACCGAGGCGCCCGTCCACGACGTGGCGCCGCTTGCGGTGCTCCTCCTCCTCGTCATCGTCCTCGGCGTGGCGCCGGACCTGTTCTTCCAGATGATTCAACAGGCAGTTAATCCGATTCTCGAGACGGGAGGTGGCGTCTGA
- a CDS encoding NADH-quinone oxidoreductase subunit N, whose amino-acid sequence MVDAVALQSGALPDWTAVAPALILALTGLLLLVVDSIKPGESENSALLASVATAGSLFAFGVAGWFLIQGTGQARTGGAITLYGDALVVDGMSLFFTLIFTIVAAMVSIASLDYLADQEYQGEFYSLVVFAATGMTLMSMSNSLATAFVSLELASLPSYALVAFLKKNRGSVEAGLKYFLIGALSSAVFAFGISLVYAATGSLLLPEIAAAVGGASEMAGVLGIGVLMLLGGFAFKTASVPFHFWAPEAYEGAPAPVSAFLSSASKAAGFAIAFRVFVEAFPLGQLPAGVEWVVAFQILAVVTMTLGNFAAATQENVKRMLAYSSIGHAGYALIGLAALTANGPNGDVLGASMAHLMVYGFMNTGAFLFVALVEHWGVGKTFEDYNGLGARAPMASVAMSVFMFSLAGLPPFGGFFSKYALFYSAIESGFWWLAAVGAINSALSLFYYSRVVKALWIEDASPSLELGSKPVGLYTAVIFAAVGTLLLLPAFQPVIETAQTVATALF is encoded by the coding sequence ATGGTCGACGCAGTCGCGCTCCAGTCCGGTGCGCTCCCCGACTGGACGGCCGTCGCTCCGGCGCTCATCCTCGCGCTGACGGGCCTCCTGCTGCTCGTCGTCGACAGCATCAAGCCCGGCGAGTCGGAGAACAGCGCGCTCTTGGCGTCGGTCGCGACGGCGGGGTCGCTATTCGCGTTCGGCGTGGCCGGCTGGTTCCTCATCCAGGGGACCGGACAGGCCCGGACGGGCGGCGCCATCACGCTGTACGGTGACGCTCTCGTCGTCGACGGGATGAGCCTGTTCTTCACGCTCATCTTCACCATCGTCGCGGCGATGGTCTCCATCGCCTCGCTCGACTACCTGGCCGACCAGGAGTATCAGGGCGAGTTCTACTCGCTGGTGGTGTTCGCCGCCACCGGCATGACGCTGATGTCGATGTCGAACTCGCTGGCGACGGCGTTCGTCAGCCTCGAACTCGCGTCGCTGCCGTCGTACGCCCTCGTGGCGTTCCTGAAGAAGAACAGAGGCAGCGTCGAGGCGGGCCTGAAGTACTTCCTCATCGGCGCGCTCTCCTCGGCGGTGTTCGCGTTCGGTATCAGTCTCGTGTACGCCGCCACCGGCTCGCTGCTGCTCCCGGAAATCGCGGCGGCCGTCGGCGGCGCGAGCGAGATGGCCGGCGTCCTCGGTATCGGCGTGCTGATGCTCCTCGGCGGCTTCGCGTTCAAGACGGCCTCCGTCCCGTTCCACTTCTGGGCGCCGGAGGCGTACGAGGGCGCGCCCGCGCCCGTCTCGGCGTTCCTCTCGTCGGCCTCGAAGGCCGCCGGGTTCGCCATCGCGTTCCGCGTCTTCGTCGAGGCGTTCCCGCTGGGTCAACTCCCCGCGGGCGTCGAGTGGGTCGTCGCGTTCCAGATTCTCGCCGTCGTCACGATGACGCTCGGGAACTTCGCCGCGGCCACGCAGGAGAACGTCAAGCGCATGCTGGCGTACTCCTCCATCGGTCACGCGGGCTACGCGCTCATCGGTCTCGCGGCCCTCACGGCCAACGGACCGAACGGCGACGTCCTCGGCGCGTCGATGGCGCACCTCATGGTGTACGGCTTCATGAACACCGGCGCGTTCCTGTTCGTCGCGCTGGTCGAACACTGGGGCGTCGGCAAGACGTTCGAGGACTACAACGGCCTCGGCGCCCGCGCGCCGATGGCGAGCGTCGCCATGAGCGTGTTCATGTTCAGCCTCGCCGGCCTGCCACCGTTCGGCGGCTTCTTCTCGAAGTACGCCCTGTTCTACTCGGCCATCGAGTCCGGGTTCTGGTGGCTCGCCGCCGTCGGCGCGATAAACAGCGCGCTGTCGCTGTTCTACTACAGTCGCGTCGTCAAGGCGCTGTGGATAGAGGACGCGTCGCCGTCGCTCGAACTCGGGTCGAAACCGGTCGGGCTGTACACGGCCGTCATCTTCGCCGCCGTCGGGACGCTGCTTCTGCTCCCGGCGTTCCAGCCCGTCATCGAGACGGCACAGACCGTCGCCACCGCGCTGTTCTGA
- a CDS encoding DUF7522 family protein — protein sequence MDADPDLVSSDLSESIRAACRTAVGDSLRSITYFTPTRFQQIYLRSDLESDADLAGFVEHETDGFRAARAYRGSELGNYEYTVRAFENGYMTRVTRNQHGVFVTTDSITERHSEEVASALSELLAEPISETA from the coding sequence ATGGATGCCGACCCTGACCTCGTGTCGTCCGACCTGTCCGAGTCGATTCGGGCCGCCTGCCGGACGGCCGTCGGAGACAGTCTCAGGAGTATCACCTACTTCACTCCCACCAGATTCCAACAGATCTATCTCCGGTCTGACCTCGAATCCGACGCCGATCTGGCCGGATTCGTCGAGCACGAGACGGACGGGTTCCGCGCCGCGCGGGCGTACCGAGGGTCGGAACTCGGCAACTACGAGTACACGGTGCGGGCGTTCGAGAACGGTTACATGACGCGAGTCACGCGGAACCAACACGGCGTGTTCGTCACGACGGACAGCATCACGGAGCGACACTCCGAGGAAGTCGCGAGCGCGCTCAGCGAACTCCTCGCCGAGCCGATTTCGGAGACGGCGTAA
- a CDS encoding DHHA1 domain-containing protein: MQRRLVLGCGSAAERAVERLAEWPGELTVLSRRTDVVDSFREDGVAAERCVPDEEEEYPDAVDVVFVASDDAATNLDAARSARARFPDAYVVAYVGSDANADTRAELTAAADRLVDARTILVDRLGELTEGTAADRLHRLFRILKSLNGPLAVVMHDNPDPDAIASALALVRIAESVGVDADPCYYGDISHQENRALVNLLDIDLVNLERGGNVDGYDGVALVDHSRPGVNDGLPADTAVDIVVDHHPPRAPVEARFLDLRREIGATSTLMTDYLRRLDVEPGATVATALLFGIRIDTRDFTREVSPSDFEAAAWLVPHADLSTLQRVESPSMSPEVLETLARAIQNRDVRGDALATNVGEIRDRDALAQASDRLLDMDGIRLVVVYGFKDGTVYVSGRARGTDVDLGETLRDALGPIGSAGGHADMAGAQIPLGILADVGEDSRESLSRVVTDVISGRVFETLEDATRTLDVDEGGTDLAFEFPMDEW; encoded by the coding sequence ATGCAACGGCGGTTGGTCCTCGGGTGCGGGTCGGCCGCGGAACGGGCCGTCGAACGGTTGGCCGAGTGGCCCGGCGAGTTGACCGTCCTCTCCCGGCGGACGGACGTCGTCGACTCGTTCCGAGAGGACGGCGTCGCCGCCGAACGGTGCGTGCCCGACGAGGAGGAGGAGTACCCCGACGCGGTGGACGTGGTGTTCGTCGCCAGCGACGACGCGGCCACGAACCTCGACGCCGCACGTTCGGCGCGGGCGCGGTTCCCCGACGCCTACGTCGTCGCCTACGTCGGCAGCGACGCCAACGCCGACACGCGGGCCGAACTCACGGCCGCCGCGGACCGACTCGTGGACGCGCGGACGATTCTCGTGGACCGACTCGGCGAACTGACCGAGGGGACGGCGGCCGACCGACTCCACCGACTGTTCCGCATCCTCAAGAGCCTGAACGGCCCGCTCGCCGTCGTCATGCACGACAACCCCGACCCGGACGCCATCGCGAGCGCCCTCGCCCTCGTCCGAATCGCAGAGAGCGTCGGCGTCGACGCCGACCCGTGCTACTACGGCGACATCTCCCACCAGGAGAACCGTGCGCTGGTGAACCTGCTCGACATCGACCTGGTGAACCTCGAACGCGGGGGGAACGTCGACGGCTACGACGGCGTCGCCCTCGTGGACCACTCCCGCCCGGGCGTGAACGACGGCCTGCCGGCGGACACCGCGGTGGACATCGTGGTGGACCACCACCCGCCGCGGGCGCCCGTGGAGGCCCGGTTTCTCGACCTCCGGCGGGAAATCGGCGCGACGAGTACGCTGATGACCGACTACCTGCGCCGCCTCGACGTCGAACCGGGCGCGACGGTGGCGACGGCGCTCCTGTTCGGCATCCGCATCGACACGCGCGACTTCACCCGCGAGGTGTCGCCGTCGGACTTCGAGGCGGCGGCCTGGCTGGTACCGCACGCCGACCTCTCGACGCTCCAGCGAGTGGAGTCGCCGAGCATGAGTCCGGAGGTGCTGGAGACGCTGGCGCGCGCCATCCAGAACCGCGACGTGCGCGGCGACGCGTTGGCGACGAACGTCGGCGAGATTCGGGACCGGGACGCCCTCGCGCAGGCGTCCGACCGCCTGCTCGACATGGACGGCATCCGTCTGGTCGTCGTCTACGGCTTCAAGGACGGCACCGTCTACGTCTCCGGACGGGCGCGCGGGACGGACGTGGACCTCGGCGAGACGCTCCGCGACGCCCTCGGCCCCATCGGGAGCGCGGGCGGCCACGCGGACATGGCGGGCGCGCAGATTCCGCTCGGCATCCTCGCGGACGTGGGCGAGGACTCCCGCGAGTCGCTGTCCCGCGTCGTCACGGACGTCATCTCCGGGCGCGTGTTCGAGACGCTCGAAGACGCCACGCGAACGCTCGACGTGGACGAGGGCGGGACCGACCTCGCGTTCGAGTTCCCGATGGACGAGTGGTGA
- a CDS encoding CBS pair associated ParBc domain-containing protein — protein sequence MSGKAAVEDYMTREVQTVSPTDSVADVAKRIVESDGHNGFPVCEGRKVKGFVTARDLLLADDEALIFTVMSEDIIVAHPDMGVNEAARVILRSGIQKLPVVDDAGNLVGIISNTDVIRSQIERATPEKVGKLMRTLEQIHGITVHQERDAVELSDLIPTQARVYADELEGRQYELERGLAEPLVVIDNEGTLLLADGHHRVMAADRLGIEEMDAYVIVVDDPIELGMQRTAEKEGLESIADIDVVDYARHPLVETTKRLQQD from the coding sequence ATGAGCGGGAAGGCTGCCGTCGAAGACTACATGACGAGAGAAGTACAGACGGTGTCTCCCACGGACTCCGTCGCAGACGTGGCGAAACGCATCGTCGAGAGCGACGGACACAACGGCTTTCCGGTGTGTGAGGGTCGGAAGGTCAAGGGATTCGTGACCGCTCGTGACCTCCTCCTGGCGGACGACGAAGCGCTCATCTTCACCGTCATGTCCGAGGACATCATCGTCGCCCACCCCGACATGGGGGTGAACGAAGCCGCGCGCGTCATCCTCCGGTCGGGCATCCAGAAACTCCCCGTCGTGGACGACGCGGGCAACCTCGTCGGCATCATCTCCAACACCGACGTCATCCGCTCGCAGATAGAGCGGGCGACGCCGGAGAAGGTGGGGAAACTGATGCGGACGCTCGAACAGATTCACGGCATCACGGTCCACCAGGAGCGCGACGCCGTCGAGTTGAGCGACCTCATCCCGACGCAGGCCCGCGTCTACGCCGACGAACTCGAGGGCCGACAGTACGAACTCGAACGCGGGCTGGCGGAACCGCTCGTCGTCATCGACAACGAGGGCACCCTCCTCCTCGCCGACGGCCACCACCGGGTGATGGCCGCCGACCGACTCGGCATCGAGGAGATGGACGCCTACGTCATCGTCGTCGACGACCCCATCGAACTCGGGATGCAGCGAACCGCCGAGAAGGAGGGGTTGGAGTCCATCGCGGACATCGACGTGGTGGACTACGCCCGACACCCGCTGGTGGAGACGACGAAGCGACTGCAACAGGACTGA
- a CDS encoding DUF7543 family protein produces the protein MSWQEVRADDRVTEWERSDGVVTVRLRRSPDDTWTVRLDRLHQSPEGRGYRRERFDTEADARDAVAAWQDEYDVDG, from the coding sequence ATGAGTTGGCAGGAAGTCCGCGCGGACGACCGAGTCACGGAGTGGGAGCGAAGCGACGGCGTCGTGACCGTCCGACTCCGGCGCAGTCCGGACGACACCTGGACGGTCCGATTAGACCGTCTCCACCAGTCGCCCGAGGGGCGCGGCTACCGGCGGGAGCGGTTCGACACCGAAGCCGACGCGCGAGACGCCGTCGCCGCGTGGCAGGACGAGTACGACGTCGACGGCTGA